A window from Mangifera indica cultivar Alphonso chromosome 2, CATAS_Mindica_2.1, whole genome shotgun sequence encodes these proteins:
- the LOC123203423 gene encoding respiratory burst oxidase homolog protein B — MEIQENHHRQESWSETDSNPGSNRVGYSGPLSGPIISTGKKNSSKKNSARFKDDDRYVEITLDIHDDSVSVQNIRGGGSETAYLASRLERKASSSSLGSQLSIKLRQVSRELKRMTSSRRFNKVDRSKSGAARALKGLQFMSSNKNIGSEGWSQVELRFQELAVNGLLPKSSFGQCIGMNESKEFATVLFDALARRRGIKSDSITKAQLQEFWEPITDQSFDARLQTFFDMVDKNLDGRITEEEVKEIILLSASANKLSKIQESAEEYAALIMEELDPDNLGYVELHNLEMLLLQAPNQSTNLVTDSRMLSQMLSERLMPTKERNVFKKCYRGLAYFVEDNWKRIWVMALWLSICAGLFTWKFIQYKHRAVFDVMGYCVTTAKGGAETLKFNMAIILLPVCRNTITLLRSKTKLGAVVPFDDNINFHKVVALGIAVGVGLHGISHLTCDFPRLLHATDEEYEPMKQFFGDDRPDDYWWFVKGTEGWTGVVMVVLMVIAFVLAQPWFRRNRLKLPKPFNKLTGFNAFWYSHHLFIIVYILFVIHGYYLFLTKEWYKKTTWMYLAIPVLLYACERLIRAFRSGYKSVKIIKVAVYPGNVLALHMTKPQGFKYTSGQYIFVNCADVSPFQWHPFSLTSAPGDDYLSIHIRTLGDWTSQLKTLFSKACQPPSVNQSGLLRADITGEDNKPRLPKLLIDGAYGAPAQHYKEYDVLLLVGLGIGATPLISIVKDVLNNIKLEKELEEGITESGQAKNNKKKPFATKQAYFYWVTREQGSFEWFRGVMNEVADYDVDGVIELHNYCTSVYEEGDARSALITMLQSLHHAKNGVDIVSGTRVKTHFARPNWRNVFKHVAIKHTDERVGVFYCGAPGLTGELRRLAQDFSRRTTTKFDFHKENF; from the exons ATGGAAATCCAGGAGAATCATCATCGCCAGGAGTCGTGGTCTGAGACAGACAGCAATCCTGGAAGCAATAGAGTCGGATACAGTGGACCTCTGAGCGGTCCAATCATCTCCACCGGCAAGAAGAACAGCAGCAAGAAGAACAGTGCCAGGTTCAAAGACGACGACCGTTATGTGGAGATCACCCTGGACATTCACGATGACTCAGTTTCAGTGCAGAACATTCGGGGAGGCGGCTCGGAGACCGCCTATTTGGCGAGTAGATTGGAGAGAaaggcttcttcttcttcgctTGGCTCCCAACTCTCCATTAAACTGAGGCAAGTTTCACGAGAGCTGAAGAGAATGACTTCTTCCAGGAGGTTCAACAAGGTCGACAGGTCAAAATCCGGAGCAGCCCGAGCCCTGAAAGGGCTCCAGTTTATGAGTAGCAATAAAAATATTGGAAGTGAAGGCTGGTCCCAAGTTGAATTACGGTTTCAGGAACTGGCTGTGAACGGGTTGTTGCCAAAATCAAGCTTTGGCCAATGCATCG GAATGAATGAATCGAAGGAATTTGCGACGGTATTGTTTGATGCATTGGCTCGGAGGAGAGGAATAAAATCAGATTCAATTACAAAGGCTCAACTGCAAGAATTTTGGGAACCAATTACAGATCAGAGCTTTGATGCAAGGCTGCAAACCTTCTTTGACAt GGTTGATAAAAACTTGGATGGCAGAATCACTGAAGAAGAGGTGAAAGAG ATTATTCTTCTAAGTGCATCTGCAAATAAGCTGTCAAAAATCCAAGAAAGTGCAGAGGAATATGCAGCTCTAATCATGGAAGAACTTGACCCAGACAATCTTGGATATGTTGAG CTGCACAACCTGGAAATGCTGCTACTGCAAGCCCCAAATCAATCTACGAACCTGGTAACCGATAGTCGGATGCTGAGCCAGATGCTAAGCGAAAGGCTGATGCCAACCAAGGAGAGAAATGTGTTCAAAAAATGTTACAGGGGGCTAGCCTACTTTGTTGAGGACAATTGGAAAAGAATTTGGGTCATGGCACTATGGCTCTCCATCTGTGCAGGACTTTTCACCTGGAAATTCATTCAGTATAAACATCGCGCCGTGTTTGATGTCATGGGGTACTGTGTTACCACAGCTAAGGGCGGGGCTGAGACACTCAAGTTCAATATGGCAATAATTCTTCTTCCAGTTTGCAGAAATACCATTACTTTGCTTAGGAGTAAAACCAAGCTTGGAGCTGTTGTTCCTTTTGATGACAACATCAATTTTCACAAG GTGGTTGCCTTGGGGATTGCTGTAGGAGTTGGACTCCATGGAATTTCACATCTTACGTGTGATTTTCCAAGGCTGCTACATGCTACTGATGAAGAGTACGAGCCAATGAAGCAATTCTTTGGTGATGATCGCCCGGACGACTACTGGTGGTTTGTGAAAGGGACTGAGGGTTGGACTGGTGTGGTGATGGTGGTGCTAATGGTCATCGCCTTCGTATTAGCACAACCTTGGTTCCGCCGCAACAGGCTAAAGCTCCCAAAACCCTTCAATAAACTCACTGGTTTCAATGCCTTCTGGTACTCGCATCACCTGTTTATTATTGTGTACATATTGTTCGTCATTCACGGGTACTATCTATTCCTGACCAAGGAATGGTACAAGAAAACT ACCTGGATGTATCTGGCAATCCCAGTTCTGTTATACGCATGTGAACGCTTGATTCGTGCATTCAGGTCAGGCTACAAATCAGTGAAGATTATTAAG GTTGCAGTGTACCCTGGAAATGTTTTGGCCCTGCACATGACAAAGCCTCAAGGGTTCAAATACACTAGTGGgcaatatatatttgtaaactGTGCAGATGTGTCCCCTTTTCAATG GCACCCCTTCTCTCTTACTTCAGCTCCTGGAGATGATTATCTGAGCATCCATATCAGGACTTTGGGTGACTGGACTTCACAACTTAAAACCCTTTTCTCCAAGGCATGTCAGCCTCCATCAGTGAATCAAAGCGGCCTTCTAAGAGCAGACATCACTGGAGAAGACAACAAGCCCAG GTTGCCAAAGCTTTTAATTGATGGTGCTTATGGAGCTCCTGCACAACACTACAAGGAGTATGATGTGCTCCTCTTGGTTGGCCTTGGCATAGGAGCCACCCCATTGATCAGCATTGTAAAAGATGTTCTTAACAACATTAAGCTAGAGAAAGAATTGGAAGAAGGAATAACAGAGAGTGGACAAGctaaaaacaataagaaaaagcCTTTTGCTACCAAACAAGCTTATTTCTATTGGGTCACTCGAGAACAAGGCTCGTTCGAGTGGTTTAGAGGTGTCATGAATGAGGTTGCAGACTACGATGTAGATGGGGTCATTGAACTACACAACTATTGCACTAGTGTTTACGAAGAAGGAGATGCAAGATCAGCACTAATCACCATGCTTCAATCTCTCCACCACGCTAAAAATGGAGTTGACATTGTTTCAGGCACCCGAGTAAAAACACATTTTGCCAGACCTAATTGGCGTAATGTGTTCAAGCATGTCGCCATTAAGCATACTGATGAAAGAGTTG GGGTGTTTTACTGTGGAGCTCCAGGATTGACAGGAGAACTACGGAGACTAGCTCAAGACTTTTCAAGGAGAACTACAACCAAATTTGATTTTCACAAAGAGAACTTTTGA
- the LOC123208323 gene encoding cell cycle checkpoint control protein RAD9A isoform X2, whose translation MEFSVSENALKTFARSITCLARVGNELVIQASSSQLVFHTLNSSRSAYQSITFKPNFFDVYTVSGAQVQCSVLLKAVCSVLRTPIASVEHLTVQLPDPDAPKVQWTLKCYNGMRKAYWITCNVEPDIQQLSLDRRKFRSNFVVRPRDLNRLLGNFQSSLQEITIIATEPTSLPSDAAGEIGGKAVELRSYIDPTKENDSTLHTQLWIDPTEEFVLYTHSGDPVDVTFGVKELKAFLSFCEGCEVDIHLFFDNAGEPILMAPKFGLDDGSISNFDATVVLATMLTSQLREANSSEPPQAATAMPAQAVAGTGSQAQQERCRANVSEHPSDHTRIWSELSARSGSGAEGRQVQGERNVGASEQREIQRISTIQISKDAPIRENVAAGPTSCHPLEKTLAGEARDKHEFNGQGFSQHHPSNWVDANEDDDDDDGDDQELCVQSTPPYYEED comes from the exons ATGGAATTCTCTGTAAGCGAGAACGCTCTGAAGACCTTCGCGAGGTCCATCACGTGCCTTGCACGTGTAGGAAACGAGCTTGTCATTCAAGCTTCTTCTTCTCAG CTTGTTTTTCATACACTCAATTCATCACGCTCTGCATATCAATCTATTACATTTAAGCCAAACTTCTTTGACGTCTATACAGTTTCTGGTGCGCAAGTCCAATGTAGCGTGTTGTTGAAG GCTGTTTGTTCTGTTCTTAGGACTCCAATTGCAAGTGTTGAACATCTGACCGTGCAATTGCCTGATCCTGATGCCCCTAAAGTTCAGTGGACTTTAAAATGCTATAATG GTATGAGGAAAGCCTATTGGATTACTTGCAATGTTGAACCCGACATACAACAGTTATCTCTTGATAGGAGAAAATTCCGAAGCAACTTTGTAGTGAGGCCTCGTGATCTCAACAGATTGCTTGGTAATTTTCAATCGTCCCTTCAGGAGATCACTATCATTGCAACAGAACCCACTTCCTTGCCCTCTGATGCTGCCGGTGAAATAGGAGGAAAGGCTGTTGAACTCAGAAGTTATATAGATCCAACCAAAG AAAATGACTCTACGCTACATACTCAACTGTGGATAGATCCAACTGAAGAGTTTGTTTTGTATACTCATTCTGGAGATCCTGTAGATGTGACATTTGGTGTGAAGGAACTAAAG gcatttctttctttttgtgaaGGCTGTGAAGTTGACATACACTTATTTTTTGACAATGCTGGCGA GCCAATATTAATGGCACCAAAATTCGGTCTAGATGATGGGTccatttcaaattttgatgctACAGTTGTACTTGCCACCATGCTTACATCACAACTCCGTGAAGCTAATTCCTCAGAACCTCCACAAGCAGCCACTGCAATGCCTGCTCAGGCTGTTGCTGGCACAGGGTCTCAAGCACAACAAGAAAGATGTAGAGCAAATGTCTCTGAGCATCCATCTGATCACACCAGAATTTGGTCTGAACTTTCAG CAAGAAGTGGTAGTGGTGCTGAAGGCAGACAGGTTCAAGGGGAAAGAAATGTGGGTGCTAGTGAACAGAGGGAAATCCAAAGGATAAGCACGATTCAAATATCAAAAGATGCACCTATTAGAGAAAATGTTGCTGCAGGTCCAACATC CTGCCATCCCCTGGAAAAGACTCTTGCAGGAGAAGCCCGAG ATAAGCATGAATTTAATGGCCAAGGTTTTTCACAACATCATCCTAGTAATTGGGTAGACGCAAATGaggatgatgacgatgatgatggGGATGATCAGGAACTATGTGTTCAGTCAACTCCGCCATACTATGAAGAAGACTAG
- the LOC123208323 gene encoding cell cycle checkpoint control protein RAD9A isoform X1, translating to MEFSVSENALKTFARSITCLARVGNELVIQASSSQLVFHTLNSSRSAYQSITFKPNFFDVYTVSGAQVQCSVLLKAVCSVLRTPIASVEHLTVQLPDPDAPKVQWTLKCYNGMRKAYWITCNVEPDIQQLSLDRRKFRSNFVVRPRDLNRLLGNFQSSLQEITIIATEPTSLPSDAAGEIGGKAVELRSYIDPTKENDSTLHTQLWIDPTEEFVLYTHSGDPVDVTFGVKELKAFLSFCEGCEVDIHLFFDNAGEPILMAPKFGLDDGSISNFDATVVLATMLTSQLREANSSEPPQAATAMPAQAVAGTGSQAQQERCRANVSEHPSDHTRIWSELSGSAARSGSGAEGRQVQGERNVGASEQREIQRISTIQISKDAPIRENVAAGPTSCHPLEKTLAGEARDKHEFNGQGFSQHHPSNWVDANEDDDDDDGDDQELCVQSTPPYYEED from the exons ATGGAATTCTCTGTAAGCGAGAACGCTCTGAAGACCTTCGCGAGGTCCATCACGTGCCTTGCACGTGTAGGAAACGAGCTTGTCATTCAAGCTTCTTCTTCTCAG CTTGTTTTTCATACACTCAATTCATCACGCTCTGCATATCAATCTATTACATTTAAGCCAAACTTCTTTGACGTCTATACAGTTTCTGGTGCGCAAGTCCAATGTAGCGTGTTGTTGAAG GCTGTTTGTTCTGTTCTTAGGACTCCAATTGCAAGTGTTGAACATCTGACCGTGCAATTGCCTGATCCTGATGCCCCTAAAGTTCAGTGGACTTTAAAATGCTATAATG GTATGAGGAAAGCCTATTGGATTACTTGCAATGTTGAACCCGACATACAACAGTTATCTCTTGATAGGAGAAAATTCCGAAGCAACTTTGTAGTGAGGCCTCGTGATCTCAACAGATTGCTTGGTAATTTTCAATCGTCCCTTCAGGAGATCACTATCATTGCAACAGAACCCACTTCCTTGCCCTCTGATGCTGCCGGTGAAATAGGAGGAAAGGCTGTTGAACTCAGAAGTTATATAGATCCAACCAAAG AAAATGACTCTACGCTACATACTCAACTGTGGATAGATCCAACTGAAGAGTTTGTTTTGTATACTCATTCTGGAGATCCTGTAGATGTGACATTTGGTGTGAAGGAACTAAAG gcatttctttctttttgtgaaGGCTGTGAAGTTGACATACACTTATTTTTTGACAATGCTGGCGA GCCAATATTAATGGCACCAAAATTCGGTCTAGATGATGGGTccatttcaaattttgatgctACAGTTGTACTTGCCACCATGCTTACATCACAACTCCGTGAAGCTAATTCCTCAGAACCTCCACAAGCAGCCACTGCAATGCCTGCTCAGGCTGTTGCTGGCACAGGGTCTCAAGCACAACAAGAAAGATGTAGAGCAAATGTCTCTGAGCATCCATCTGATCACACCAGAATTTGGTCTGAACTTTCAG GAAGTGCAGCAAGAAGTGGTAGTGGTGCTGAAGGCAGACAGGTTCAAGGGGAAAGAAATGTGGGTGCTAGTGAACAGAGGGAAATCCAAAGGATAAGCACGATTCAAATATCAAAAGATGCACCTATTAGAGAAAATGTTGCTGCAGGTCCAACATC CTGCCATCCCCTGGAAAAGACTCTTGCAGGAGAAGCCCGAG ATAAGCATGAATTTAATGGCCAAGGTTTTTCACAACATCATCCTAGTAATTGGGTAGACGCAAATGaggatgatgacgatgatgatggGGATGATCAGGAACTATGTGTTCAGTCAACTCCGCCATACTATGAAGAAGACTAG
- the LOC123199189 gene encoding 40S ribosomal protein S21-2-like has product MQNEEGQNMDLYIPRKCSATNRLITSKDHASVQINVGHLDADGIYTGQFSTFALCGFVRAQGDADSALDRLWQKKRVEVRQQ; this is encoded by the exons ATGCAGAACGAGGAAGGTCAAAACATGGATCTCTACATCCCCAGGAAGTG TTCCGCCACAAATAGGCTAATCACTTCCAAGGATCACGCATCTGTTCAGATCAACGTTGGACACCTAGATGCTGATGGCATTTACACTGGCCAATTCTCCACTTTTGCTCTCTGTGGCTTTGTTCGTGCCCAG GGTGATGCTGACAGTGCCCTTGACAGGCTTTGGCAAAAGAAAAGGGTTGAAGTTCGACAACAATAG
- the LOC123200528 gene encoding heavy metal-associated isoprenylated plant protein 36-like → MAASEAKTEAKAEAKEKEVEETQEHLKYKTWVLRVSIHCEGCRKKLKKILTNIDGVYTTNIDLRQQKVTVVGDVDAATLIRKLEKKYGKHVELWPEQKENKKDKSKNKEKNHQQEPQNDQESSKENNSAEKETVKVVEGQGQGSAKQNDSNGGKNNNGEGATGTGTGKSSGQGNEVKNEVKQAVMLPVGGRSPVAERKVDGESEGGPEKSGGSGGGGGSDGKKKKKKGHKGNNNNNNDAGEGEPSSEAPAGSGSPHHGPHGPSAQSPIPSSANYSLPRQHVDQFRPPYYGPPPVYAASYNTTYPSTSYGTSYYATAPTTTYTYAYVHSGVASEPAPSDFDSYPPQPSGTFEMFSDENPNACSIM, encoded by the exons ATGGCTGCCTCAGAAGCCAAAACAGAAGCTAAAGCAGAagccaaagaaaaagaagttgaagaaaCTCAGGAGCATCTCAAGTACAAG ACTTGGGTTTTGAGAGTCTCTATTCACTGTGAAGGTTGCAGAAAGAAACTGAAGAAGATCCTGACAAACATTGATG GTGTTTATACGACAAATATTGATCTGAGACAACAAAAGGTCACTGTTGTGGGGGACGTAGATGCTGCAACTTTGATCAGAAAGCTGGAGAAAAAGTATGGCAAACATGTAGAGCTATGGCCGGAGCAGAAAGAGAATAAGAAAGACAAATCGAAGAACAAAGAGAAGAATCACCAACAAGAACCGCAAAACGATCAAGAGAGCAGTAAAGAAAACAACTCTGCGGAAAAAGAAACGGTGAAGGTTGTTGAAGGTCAAGGTCAGGGCTCTGCAAAACAGAACGATAGCAATGgtggtaaaaataataatggtgAAGGTGCAACTGGAACGGGAACGGGCAAGTCCAGTGGACAGGGCAATGAAGTGAAGAATGAGGTGAAACAGGCTGTGATGTTGCCGGTTGGTGGGCGGTCTCCGGTTGCTGAGAGGAAAGTTGATGGAGAAAGTGAAGGTGGCCCTGAGAAAAGCGGTGGTAGTGGAGGTGGTGGTGGCAGTGAtggtaaaaagaagaaaaagaaggggCATAAAGggaataacaataataataatgatgctGGCGAGGGTGAACCTTCTAGTGAAGCACCTGCAGGTAGTGGATCACCACATCATGGTCCTCATGGGCCTAGTGCTCAAAGCCCAATTCCATCTTCAGCCAATTACAGCCTGCCACGCCAGCATGTGGATCAATTTCGGCCACCGTATTATGGTCCACCTCCCGTCTATGCTGCGAGTTACAATACAACATACCCAAGCACAAGCTATGGCACTTCCTATTATGCCACGGCACCTACAACAACGTATACATACGCGTATGTGCATTCGGGGGTTGCAAGTGAACCTGCTCCGTCAGATTTTGACTCTTACCCGCCACAACCGTCCGGGACGTTTGAGATGTTTAGTGACGAAAACCCTAATGCATGTTCAATTATGTGA